In the Aquisalimonas asiatica genome, CTGAAGGCCAGTGAGTCGAAACCGTGCCAGTCGCCCAGAGAGCGGCGCAGTGTCGTGCCCGCGTAACGGGCGGGCTCCAGGTCCACGCGCAGGGACCGATTCCCCGTGCGTGCAAAGGCGTCATCCTGTGTGCCGCGGGTCCAGCGCCGGTGCTCGAAGGGCGTGCTGAAGGTGGCGAGGGTCGGAAACTGGTTACGGGCGACACCGCGGTCCCAGATCGAGGTGATCGGGATGTAGAGTTCCAGCGCCAGTATGACCCCGAGGCCGCTGGCAAGCAGCCGTCGCCGGGTGCCCGCCGGGGCGTGGAGGACGACGGCGATGGCCGCGCCCAGTGCGTTCTGCCAGACGTCGCGCACGGCCGCGGTGCGACCGAAGTAGGGCTGAATCAGCTCGATGGCCGTGCCCAGGGCCAGCGCCGCGGTGAGCGTGAGCGCGGCCCGGGTGAGGAAGCCGTACCGCTGCATGACCGGCAGCCGCAGGAACAGCCAGCCCAGCACGGCGAACAGCAGCAGGTGGCCGAACACGTGAAACTCCGGCGCAAACATCCGGCGCCACGGCCCGAGATCCACGAAGAACAGCGGCACGAGCCCGGCCAGGGCAGCAGGAGCGAGCAGGTAGCGTGGCTGGATTGGCACGGGCGCTGAAGGTCCTTCGAGTGGTTGCGGGAGATCAGCGGGGGCCGGGGCCGGCCTCTCCACCTGTGAGCGTGCCCGTCGCCCGGGCGTTCGGCAAGTGCATCAGACCAGAATCTCGGCGGCCGGGCCATGACCGAGAAAGGCCGTGGGGCTTGCCGTAAGCCCGTAAGCGCCTGACTGGAAGACCACGATCAGGTCATCCACCTCGGCACGGGGGAGCATGACCCTGTCCGCCAGTACGTCCAGCGGCGTGCACAGTGGCCCCGAGACGGTGACGGTCTCCACCGGCTCATCCTGCAGCCGGGTGCCCACCGCGACCGGATAATTCTTGCGCAACACCTGCCCGAGGTTGCCGGACGCGGCGAGGTGGTGGTGCATGCCGCCGTCGGTGATCAGGTAGGTGTGGCCTCTCGAGGTCTTGCGGTCCAGCACCCGTGCAATGTAGACGCCCGCTTCGCCGACGATATAACGGCCCAGCTCGATGACCAGGCGCGTCCCCGGCGAGGCGGCCTCAAGCTGGTGATCCATGTCCGCCAGCCGTTCGCCGACCGATGCAAGATCCAGCGCCTGCTCACCCGGGAAGTAGGGGATGCCGAAGCCGCCTCCGAGGTTGATGAATTCCGGTACATGACCGCTTTCACGGAGCAGGCCCAGGGCCAGGTCCAGGCTGCGTTGCTGGGCCTCGGCGATGACATCGGCGCGCAGGTTCTGGGA is a window encoding:
- a CDS encoding VanZ family protein produces the protein MPIQPRYLLAPAALAGLVPLFFVDLGPWRRMFAPEFHVFGHLLLFAVLGWLFLRLPVMQRYGFLTRAALTLTAALALGTAIELIQPYFGRTAAVRDVWQNALGAAIAVVLHAPAGTRRRLLASGLGVILALELYIPITSIWDRGVARNQFPTLATFSTPFEHRRWTRGTQDDAFARTGNRSLRVDLEPARYAGTTLRRSLGDWHGFDSLAFSVYNASHDPLTVTVSVWDHHHRNNGGPYADRFNQRYQLLPGWNDIRIPLDAIRTAPAERTMALDDMAEFAVFTTNLEEPRTIYLDAVRLERD